In Coturnix japonica isolate 7356 chromosome 4 unlocalized genomic scaffold, Coturnix japonica 2.1 chr4random350, whole genome shotgun sequence, one DNA window encodes the following:
- the VPS16 gene encoding vacuolar protein sorting-associated protein 16 homolog, producing the protein MDCYTANWNPMGEDAFYRKFELYTMEWGLKEDLRDCLVAAAPYGGPIALLKNNARKEKSPSSRPLLEIYSASGLLLASIPWKSGQLVQLGWTASEDLLCIQEDGTVLIYNLFCEFKRHFSMGNEVLQNHVLEAKVFHTEYGTGVAILTGAHRFSLTTNIDDLKLRRMPEVPGLQKPPSCWAVLTQDRVTIVLLAVGQDLYLLDNTSCSVVTPPGMSPSAGAYLQMAVSFNYRCLALFTDTGYIWMGLATLKDKLCEFNSTIRSPPKQMVWCTRPRSRQRAVVVAWDRQLMVAGNSTECIRFVLDEDSYLVPEPDGVRILSRTSHEFLHEIPEASQEIFKIASMAPGALLLEAQKEYEKESQKADEYLREIKDQKLLPEAVSQCIEAAGYEHEPETQKSLLRAASFGKCFIDKFPPESFVRMCQDLRVLNSIRDYQIGIPLTFTQYKRLTIEVLLDRLVLRRLYPLAIRICEYLRLPEIQGVSRILAHWACYKVQQKDKSDEEVAYAINQKLGDTPGISYSEIAARAYDCGRTELAIKLLEYEPRSGEQVPLLLKMKRSKLALSKAIESGDTDLVYTVVLHLKNELNRGTFFMTLQNQPVALSLYRQFCKHQERETLKDLYNQDDNHQELGNFHVHSSYSEKRIEGRVGALQNAVDEYYKAKNEFAAKATEDQIKLLRLQRNLQEDFDKPYLDLSLHNTVSTLIQDGHHKKAEQLYRDFKIPDKRYWWLKISALATRGDWEEMEKFSKSKKSPIGYLPFVEIAVKHHNRYEAKKYAPRVTPEQRVKAFILVGDLEQAADAAIEHKNEAEMNLVLSKCSAATDSAVMEKLSRARAQLLKK; encoded by the exons CAGGAAGGAGAAGTCCCCCAGCAGCCGCCCGCTGTTAGAGATCTACTCGGCCTCGGGGCTGCTCCTGGCCAGCATCCCG TGGAAGAGTGGCCAGCTGGTGCAGCTGGGCTGGACGGCCAGCGAGGACCTGCTGTGCATCCAGGAGGACGGCACCGTTCTCATCTACAACCTCTTCTGCGAGTTCAAGCGTCACTTCAGCATGGGCAAC GAGGTGCTGCAGAACCACGTTCTGGAGGCGAAGGTCTTCCACACAGAGTATGGCACCGGTGTGGCCATCCTCACTGGAGCCCACCGCTTCTCATTGACCACCAACATCGATGACCTGAAGCTGCGCAGGATGCCCGAGGTGCCAG GTCTGCAGAAGCCGCCCTcttgctgggctgtgctgaccCAAGATAGAGTGACCATCGTCCTGCTGGCGGTCGGCCAGGACCTGTACCTGCTGGACAACACGTCCTGCTCTGTGGTG ACACCCCCTGGCATGAGCCCCTCCGCTGGTGCCTACCTGCAGATGGCCGTGTCCTTCAACTACCGCTGCCTGGCTCTCTTCACTGATACTGGCTACATCTGGATGGGGTTGGCCACACTGAAG gacAAGCTCTGTGAGTTCAACAGCACCATCCGATCTCCACCCAAGCAGATGGTTTG GTGCACGCGTCCCCGCAGCCGGCAGCGCGCCGTGGTGGTGGCTTGGGACCGGCAGCTCATGGTGGCTGGGAATTCCACGGAGTGCATCCG ATTTGTCCTGGATGAGGACTCCTACCTGGTGCCGGAGCCGGATGGGGTCCGGATCTTGTCCCGCACCTCCCATGAGTTCCTGCATGAGATCCCAG aagCCAGCCAGGAAATCTTCAAAATCGCTTCCATGGCACCAGGGGCACTCCTGCTAGAGGCACAGAAGGAGTACGAG aaggagAGCCAGAAGGCAGATGAGTACCTGCGGGAGATCAAGGACCAAAAGCTGCTCCCAGAAGCAGTGAGCCAGTGCATCGAGGCAGCTGGCTATGAGCACGAGCCAGAGACACAGAAGTCCCTGCTGCGG GCAGCCTCCTTTGGGAAGTGCTTCATTGACAAGTTCCCCCCGGAGAGTTTTGTGCGCATGTGCCAGGACCTGCGGGTGCTCAACTCCATCCGGGACTACCAGATCGGCATCCCCCTCACCTTCACCCA ATACAAGCGACTCACCATCGAGGTGCTGCTGGATAG GCTGGTCCTGCGGCGGCTCTACCCCCTGGCCATCAGGATCTGTGAGTACCTGCGCCTCCCGGAGATCCAGGGCGTCAGCCGCATCCTGGCCCACTGGGCCTGCTacaag GTGCAGCAGAAGGACAAATCTGATGAGGAGGTGGCTTATGCCATCAACCAGAAGCTGGGTGACACACCAGGCATCTCCTACTCTGAGATTGCAGCCCGGGCGTACGACTGCGGCCGGACAGAGCTGGCCATCAAG CTGCTGGAGTACGAGCCGCGCTCCGGGGAGCAGGTCCCGCTGCTGCTGAAGATGAAGCGGAGCAAGCTGGCCCTGAGCAAAGCCATTGAGAGTGGGGACACTGACCTGG TCTACACTGTTGTGCTGCACCTGAAGAATGAGCTGAACCGTGGCACCTTCTTCATGACGCTGCAGAACCAGCCGGTGGCTCTGAGCCTCTACCGCCAG tTTTGCAAGCACCAGGAGCGAGAGACGCTGAAGGACTTGTACAACCAGGATGACAACCACCAGGAGCTCGGCAACTTCCATGTCCACTCCAGCTACTCGGAGAAG CGCATCGAGGGGCGGGTCGGAGCCCTGCAGAATGCTGTGGATGAGTACTACAAGGCCAAGAATGAGTTTGCTGCCAAG GCCACAGAGGATCAGATCAAGCTCCTGCGGCTCCAGCGAAACCTCCAGGAGGACTTTGACAAGCCCTACCTCGACCTGTCCCTGCACAACACTGTCTCCACTCTGATCCAGGACGGCCACcacaagaaagcagagcagctgtacCGGGACTTCAAGATCCCTGACAAGCG GTACTGGTGGCTGAAGATCAGTGCTCTGGCCACCCGCGGGGactgggaggagatggagaagttCTCCAAGAGCAAGAAGTCGCCCATTGGGTACCTG CCCTTTGTAGAGATCGCTGTGAAGCACCACAACCGCTACGAGGCCAAGAAGTACGCACCCCGGGTCACCCCCGAGCAGCGGGTCAAGGCCTTCATCCTTGTGGG GGACCTGGAGCAGGCGGCTGACGCTGCCATCGAGCACAAGAACGAGGCTGAGATGAACCTGGTCCTGTCCAAGTGCTCGGCCGCCACCGACAGTGCCGTGATGGAGAAGCTGAGCCGGGCTCGTGCTCAGCTGCTCAAGAAGTGA